The following are from one region of the Hymenobacter radiodurans genome:
- a CDS encoding alpha/beta hydrolase — translation MEPQKCPPRAYQKCGWQLPGDFAPSTGNFEYKFTRGTWETVETDAANKAVENRRYSAAAGKTVTHVISNWQDLAGGAPIKQHTLTPNVTVLTDSFAIPQLNRKRRVWVYLPNDYATSNRRYPVLYLHDGQNVFDEFTGFSGEWGVDETLRQLQLAGHDAGCIVVAVDHGGDTRLDELSPWRNAKYGGGQGDAYLNFMVQTLKPHIDAKYRTLKNRQHTGIAGSSMGGLISLYAGLKYPRVFSKIGVFSPALWFAQDSVFAYVRRTKVRQPMQFYLVAGEQESETMVPLMAAMRDSLRKAGVKPAAISYHAVPDGKHAEWFWRREFPAAYQWLYQSNAPGGKKARVRQ, via the coding sequence TTGGAACCCCAAAAATGCCCCCCACGCGCTTACCAAAAATGCGGATGGCAGCTACCAGGTGATTTTGCCCCCAGCACCGGCAATTTCGAGTACAAATTCACGCGTGGCACCTGGGAAACGGTAGAAACTGATGCTGCCAACAAAGCCGTCGAGAATCGGCGATATTCGGCTGCCGCGGGCAAAACGGTCACCCACGTAATCAGTAATTGGCAGGATCTGGCGGGTGGCGCACCCATCAAGCAGCACACACTGACTCCTAATGTGACTGTGCTGACCGACTCGTTTGCTATTCCTCAACTCAACCGAAAGCGGCGCGTGTGGGTGTATCTGCCCAACGACTACGCCACCAGTAATCGGCGCTACCCCGTGCTGTATCTGCACGATGGCCAGAATGTCTTCGATGAGTTTACGGGCTTCAGCGGTGAGTGGGGCGTGGACGAAACACTGCGTCAGCTGCAACTAGCTGGGCATGATGCGGGCTGCATTGTGGTAGCCGTGGACCACGGCGGCGACACGCGCCTCGATGAGCTCTCGCCGTGGCGTAATGCGAAGTATGGTGGCGGGCAGGGCGATGCCTATCTCAATTTTATGGTGCAAACCCTTAAGCCGCACATTGATGCAAAGTATCGTACCTTAAAGAATCGTCAACATACGGGCATAGCTGGCTCTTCCATGGGTGGCCTGATTTCGTTGTACGCGGGCTTAAAATATCCCCGAGTGTTCAGCAAAATCGGAGTGTTTTCGCCGGCTTTGTGGTTCGCGCAGGACTCTGTTTTTGCCTACGTGCGCCGCACTAAAGTGCGGCAGCCCATGCAGTTTTACTTAGTCGCTGGCGAACAGGAAAGCGAGACAATGGTGCCGCTGATGGCTGCCATGCGAGATTCTTTGCGAAAAGCAGGAGTGAAGCCCGCGGCCATCAGCTACCACGCTGTGCCGGATGGCAAGCACGCCGAGTGGTTTTGGCGGCGTGAGTTTCCGGCCGCTTATCAGTGGCTATACCAATCGAATGCGCCGGGGGGCAAAAAAGCGCGTGTCAGGCAATGA
- the trpD gene encoding anthranilate phosphoribosyltransferase: MKQILTTLFDQQTLTREEAREAMFRLGQGGVNASETAAFMTVYRMRPITVPELSGFRDALLDLCRDPELGTHEVLDIVGTGGDGKDTLNISTLACFVAAGAGYKVAKHGNFGVSSVCGSSNILAHFGYDFEAPSDNLRRQLDEANICFLHAAAFHPAMRHAGPVRRELGVRTFFNILGPLVNPARPAAQLAGVFSLELLRLYNYLFQQTSTRYAVVHALDGYDELSLTGTAKVVSARGEQVVTAATLGMPTYTANDLAGGQTVAESAALFLQVLDNKGTTAQRDVVTANAALAIQCADPALSLPAALEAARESLASGRARGLFGSC; encoded by the coding sequence TTGAAACAGATCCTCACCACCCTTTTTGACCAGCAAACCCTCACCCGTGAGGAAGCCCGCGAGGCTATGTTTCGCCTGGGTCAGGGAGGCGTCAATGCATCCGAAACGGCCGCTTTTATGACCGTGTACCGGATGCGGCCCATCACGGTGCCGGAATTGAGCGGCTTCCGCGATGCCCTGCTCGACCTCTGCCGCGACCCGGAACTAGGCACCCACGAAGTGCTTGATATTGTGGGCACTGGCGGAGATGGTAAAGACACGCTCAATATCTCCACGCTGGCCTGTTTTGTAGCGGCTGGTGCAGGCTATAAGGTGGCCAAGCACGGCAACTTCGGGGTGTCGTCGGTGTGTGGTTCTTCCAATATATTGGCTCACTTCGGCTACGATTTTGAGGCGCCATCCGACAACCTAAGGCGGCAGCTAGATGAGGCGAATATCTGCTTTCTGCACGCGGCAGCCTTTCACCCGGCCATGCGCCACGCCGGGCCCGTACGCCGCGAATTGGGCGTACGCACTTTCTTCAATATTTTGGGTCCGTTGGTTAATCCAGCGCGGCCAGCAGCCCAATTGGCGGGGGTGTTCAGCCTAGAATTGCTGCGTTTATATAACTACTTGTTTCAGCAAACCAGCACCCGCTACGCCGTCGTTCACGCGCTCGACGGCTACGATGAACTGTCGCTGACGGGCACCGCCAAAGTAGTGTCGGCGCGGGGCGAGCAGGTGGTAACCGCCGCCACGCTCGGTATGCCTACTTATACCGCTAATGACCTAGCTGGGGGACAAACTGTAGCCGAATCTGCCGCATTGTTTCTGCAAGTGCTTGATAACAAAGGAACCACTGCCCAGCGCGATGTCGTAACGGCAAATGCCGCTCTGGCTATTCAATGCGCTGACCCCGCACTGTCGCTGCCCGCGGCGTTGGAAGCAGCTCGTGAGTCGTTAGCGAGTGGGCGCGCTCGGGGGCTTTTCGGCAGTTGTTGA